TCACTTTTATTTCAAGCTTTCTTTTAGTAAACAAGCGTTCATTAGATGTTAATCCTCTGCTGGAGTAGAATGGAGATTTCGGATGACGGTAGAGTGCCATTATTGGATTATTCAAATTAGTATCATAGGAGAACATTCTTCCACCACTTTTCAAAATTCTAAACCCTTCATCAAGCACTCCAGAAAAATCAGGAAAATGATGAAGTACCCCACTATATATAATAATGTCAAATGAATTATCCTTTAATCCGGTTTTTTCAATATCTCCAACCAAAAATTTTACATCAAGTATATCTTTCTTTGCTTTGATGATGCTTTTTGTGGAAATATCCATACCCATTATGACTAGATCAAGTTTTTTTAATCTCTGAGTGAAGGCTCCTGTACCACACCCAAGATCAATAACCCTTTCTCCTTTTTTGGGACAAACTAAATTTTCAAATTCACTGAGTAATTTTTGATAGCCTTTTTCTTCTAGAACTTCGTATCTCTTTTGTTCACTATAGTGGTCAAAAAACTCTTTTTCCACCTTTTTATTTTGTCTTCCCAAAGAGAACATCCTTATTGTAATTCGTTAAATTTATAAATACTTCTTAACATCTTTATCAAAACAAGCACATTGAGATTTGACTTACCATGTTTTCTGCTTTTTATTTCTCACAGACTATACACTAAAAAAGCGTGTAAATAAAAGGGGCAACTGTGGAACTTTCAGTTAAGACTATAAATAGACCAAGCAGAATAAGCATGATAATTATTGGTGTTAACCACCACTTTTTCCTAACTCTAAGAAAAAACCAAATTTCTTTTAGTATTGCTATCTTTGACATAAATTTTTCTCAAAACATTTTTCTGTAATCTAAACTATCAGAGCTGAGGTCTTTATTCAACCAATAAGTCTTAGCCTTTTTATCTATTTTTTTAGCAAGCTGATCCTTCTTTACGACTCTCATTAAAAGTCCAATCGGTGTGAATATGAGATAGTAAGCTATTATTAAAACTAATTTTGTAATCAACTGAGAAATGCCAAACCATATCTTGGATAAAATGAAGTGGATGGGTTTTAAATATAGCGGCCTCAATAATCCTATTGATAAAAAAATGATACTTGCAGAAATGGAATATATAAACTTGGAATTGTGCTTTAAAAATAATATTAAGCTCAAAATAAAAAGAGCAATTCCCGCCGAGATGCCAAATCTCCAGAGCTCTTTTTTCTCATCTTTTAATTTAAAATTCATAATTAAAAATCCGGAATTTTATTGATTAATCCAGTCCAAATTTCTTCTTCCAGTCAACATCCTTTTCCAAAGGCTTCTGCGCTTTTTTATCAAGCAGGTACTTTCCCATTATGAGATAATCCATGTTCGTTCGCATAAAACACAAATAGGCATCTTCAGGACTGCAGACTATAGGTTCCCCTCTTACATTAAATGAAGTGTTTATTACTAGAGGGCAACCCGTTTTTTGATAAAATGAATTTATCATATTATAGTACAGGGGATTGTTATCTCTTGAGACGGTTTGTATTCTTGCTGAGTAATCCACGTGAGTAACAGCTGGAATTCCCGAACGCATAGCCTTGAGTTTATCTATTCCACATAGTTTTTTTTCATCTTCACTTAGTTCTCTTCGCATCTCCTTTTTTACAGGCGCAACAAACAGCATATATGGACTTCCTCTATCAAGATCGAAGACATCAGAAACTTTTTCCAAAAGAACACTTGGAGCAAACGGTCTAAATGATTCACGGAACTTTATTTTTAAATTCATTATTGACTGCATCTTTGCTGAGCGGGGATCACCTATGATGCTTCTTGAGCCTAATGCTCTTGGACCAAATTCCATTCTTCCTTCAAACCAGCCAATAACATACTCGTTTGCAACCAGCTTTGAAATTACCTCGGGTATTTCCTCAATTTCAAGCTTCTTGTAAGGAATATTATTTTTTTCTATGAAATTTAGTATGTAACTATCATCATATTCTGGCCCAAGGTAAGAAGCTTTCTGAAAATCCCGCAAGCCAGATGCCTTTCTAGGTTTTTTGAGAAATCCATACCAGCAGGCTAAAGCTGCTCCAAGCGCTCCACCAGCATCTCCTGCAGCAGGCTGAATCCAGATCTCTTCAAAAGGCCCCTCTCTAAGTATTCTCCCATTACCAACACAATTCAGAGCTACACCACCTGCCAGACAAAGGTATTTTTGATGTGTTATTCTATGAACATGATTAGCTAATTTGAGCATTATTTCCTCTGTAACTTTTTGTATGGAATGTGCAATGTCCATTTCTCTCTGAGTAAGCAGTGTTTCAGGCTTTCTGGGCTTTCCTCCAAATAGCTTGTTGAACTTGCTGTTTGTCATTCTGAGACCTGCGCAATAATCAAAATACTCCATATTAAGCCTGAATGAACCGTCATCTTTCAGGTCTATTAACTCTTCCATAATAATGTTGTAATATTTAGGTTTTCCATAAGGAGCAAGCCCCATGACCTTATACTCGCCAGAATTCACTTTGAAGCCGGTATAATAGGTAAAGGCAGAATACAAGAGTCCCAAGGAATGCGGAAATTTCATTTCGTATTGAAGTTTCACAAGGTTTCCTTTACCTATTCCAAAACTAGCAGTTGTCCATTCCCCAACACCATCCATAGTTAGTATTGCTGCATCTTTGAATGGAGAAGGATAAAAAGCTGAAGCTGCATGAGAAAGGTGATGATCTGAAAACAGGATTTCGCCATTATACCCTAATTCATTTTTAATTAAGTCAGGTATCCAAAGCCTCTGCTTGATCCACAGAGGAATAGACTTTAAAAACGATCTTACTCCCACAGGAGTATATGAGAGATATGTCTCCAGAATCCTTTCGAACTTTACAAGGGGTTTTTCATAAAAGCAAACATAGTCCAAATTATTGACCGTTATTTTAGCAAAAGACAGACAGAACTCTACAGCATTCTTAGGAAATTCAAAGTCGTGCTTTTTTCTTGTAAATCTCTCCTCTTGAGCAGCCGCAATGATCTCTCCGTCTTTTATAAGACAAGCTGCTGAGTCGTGATAAAAACAGGATATTCCGAGAATATACATAATTAGCTTTTAATAAATAATTCTATGTTATCTTCTTTTTAATTTAAAATTTGGAATCAGAAATTAAGCATTCATATAACGCTTCTGCTATTATTTGATGTCCAAGCTTGTTTGGATGATGGTCATCCTCTGATGCCCAGAGTTCTCTTTCATCCTTACCCAAAAATTCAGGGAGAAAATCTATGTATTTTATATTATTTCGTCTACAAAACATGGATATTTTTTTATGAGCATATTCATATTTATAATCTTTAAGATCCTCCAAAATCGGGAATATTAAGACAACCAGATTCGAATTGCTCTCATTTGCAATCGCATCCAGCTTTTTAATGGCTTTCTTAAGCTCCATTAAGCCTGTATTCTCATCTTTGTAAAGTTTTTCCATGTATGCCTGTTTTAATAAACGAATATCTTTTTCTCTAGAAACATCTTTTTTTATAAATCCGAATTTTCTGGTTCTCTCAAGTCTTAACTTAATAAATGAATAAGTATATGGAAAACAGTCTGAGTAGATCTCCTTTGCTCTTACGAGAAATCTGTTTTTGCGAAAAGCAGAATCAGGTATGCCTGATTCTGCACAGTAGGGACCCACATTTATCATAACAATATCAGGTGAGAATTTCATTAGCTTCTTGTCAATAACCAGCTTACCAGTTTGCTCAGTATTTAAGCTGCATATTCCAGCATTTATAACCTGTATTGATTGAGCTGGATTCTTTCTTCTGAGAATGGATTCTAATTTTCTAAGATATGTATTCCTTTCTTCAACCCACATTCCAAACGTCCATGAATCGCCTAACCCAAGTATTCGAATTGTTCCTTGGGGTTTTCTCAGAGGAAAATCTACATTTCGCATGCCATATTTGTTGATACTACAGTCCGTATTATACACTTTGCCTCTAAAACCTGCGGTAAGATCTAAATATTGTCCTTTATAGTTCCATGAATACATTCTAATAGCTGTTGCTCCTTTGGGAAAATCTATAGTTCTCAAAATAAACTCTATAACAAAAAGAGTAATGATGAGAGCAACAACAAAAATGAGAAAATTTAAAGATACGGATTTATTACTTGACATGAAGTAATAAATCTCTTACTGCCTGATATTTGGATTTCATTCTATATTTAATAATCAGAGAAATCATCTTGAGTCCCAGAAGAAAAGCCACATGTTTTTTCCCTGTAACAGAGGAGAGACCGACCCTCCTGCTATAATTTAAAGGTATTTCAAAAAAATTTATTTTATTAATTATTACTAGAAGCATGAGCTCCACACCAAAGTGCGAGCCGCCTACTGTGAATTGATCCTTTATTTTTTCTAACGCATTTCTACTCAGAAGCTTCATTGTGCATCCAACATCTGTAAGAATAGTTGTATTGAATAATACTTCTATGAGCTTTGCAACTGTCCAGTTTCCCCATTTGAGAAAAAACCCCATGTTTGCGCCTTGCATTATCAGCTCTTTTGTGGTCCTGGTACCAAAGACTGCCTCAAACTCCTCAGAATAGGCTAATAGTTTTATCACATCCCTCCCTACAAATGTCCCGTCAGGTTCACTTATTATAACAATATCTCCTTTTGCTTCTTCAAACCCCCGTCTTATTGCAAATCCATAGCCTTGTTTCTGTTCAAATACTTCTTTTGCTTTTGTCTTTGCTACTTCCTGAGATGTCCCAGGAGCAGCATTATTGTTTACCACAATTATTTCATCAACATATCCGCTTGAGAAGAAGTCTTGAATAGCCTCCTGAACAGATTCTTTCTCGTTGTATGTAGGGAAAATTACAGAAACTATTTTATCTTTCCACATATCTGTATTGTTTTAATTGTGTTATACCAAAAACAGCAAAAAGTATTAAAAACGGCATTAGAGGTTCTCTGTATCTTATGCACGCAAGCATTATCATGTGAACACCCGTATAATAGATAATCAGTAGGTATATTAAGCTTGTGTATTTGAATTGTCTAAAGGATAGCGGCATGCCTATAAACCACAATATTAAAATAGGAAGAAAACTTAAAAAATATATTATAGCATATACCGGTTTTACCTGAGGAAATTTTGTATTTGGAAATGGACGCCAGAGCTGTATGAATCTATCCATCGCATTCCTCAGGAATTGATCAGTATTGTTTTTTATAAATTTAAATCCGAAATTGTAATACGCCTTCTGCCTTTCAACTTCACCTAGCCCTTCTGCAACTTTATCTTCATATTTACTGCAAAAACCAGTTTTTGAATGAAGCGTACCAGGATTGTTGCCTCTAATAAAGACCTCTGCTCCATCAGTAGACAGAGGAACAAAGGCGTTTAGCACCAAATAATTTCTTATAACCCAGGGAGAGATAATTAGCATGGCAGATATTAAAAGAACAGCAAAATGTCTTATGGCACTTAGCTTGCTTTTATAAACAACAAGCATCCATAAAAGATAGAAAGGAAGAAAACCTGCTAATATGGACCTGGTCAGCAAAGAAAGTCCAAGCAGAATGCCAGCCGCATATGAAAATACCAGTTTGCTTTTCTGAACAGCTTTAAGCAGAAAATACACAAGAAACACCAGAAATAATGTATAGGGGCATTCTGACAGGATATGAATACTATACCAGGTATGCTGCGGGCTGAGAGCCAGCAATAAGCCTGTCAATACGGCAAGTTTGAGTCTGAAGATATCTCTCGCAATTAAATACAGCCCAACACACGTAATGGACCCTATCATTATAAAAAAGAGTCTTAAGGCAAGTATGTTATCTCTACCAAAAACAGCTAATATCCCTGCATGTATTAATGGAAACAAAGGAGGTCTGAAAGCACGGAATTCCCCTTCCAAATATCCTTTCCCATCTAGTAAGTTATCAACTATTGTTTGATATGTCATATCTCCGTATTCAAGATTATGTATGTCGACAAAAAACAAACCAATAATCCTGAATAACAGGGCTGTTATGAAAATAAAAAGAACTGCTTTCCCCCTAGACTGCATGCAAATTAAACTGTTCAATCTTTCTTTCATATCTCCCCACCAATTTCAACCGTAAGTGTAATAGCTTTATTCACTAAAATCAAGGGAATTGGGAAAACCCAGAACTGTCAGTTTATTGTATTACAAGGTAGTTTAGTATCGTTTTTGCCCAAAATAAACTTTTTTCTTGACATTTATGTATTTTGATGTTAGTATTTCGCACATGAGTGAAATAATGACTATAAAAGAGCTGGCTGGTTACATTAAAATGAATGAGAGAACAGTCTATAAACTTGCTAATAATGCAAAGATCCCTGCTGTAAAACTTTCAAATCAGTGGCGTTTTAAGAGAAAAACAATAGATGAGTGGCTTGAAGCACAAATGTATGAAAATTGCCCTTATCCAAAAACAAAAATGTGAGGAGGTGAAGTAAATGTATAGATGTGAAATATGCAAAAATGAAGTGGATTCAGTGTATTTTAAAAACAACAAGGAAGTCTGTGAAAAATGCTACAGAGGACATAAAGTAGAAATAGACAAAGTAGAGATTAATTCCTCGCTTATAGAAGAGCATGCTGGGCAGACTGCTGTTGCAGTAAACTAAGGGGTTGGAATAGGATCTCGTTTATGCTGTGAACTTGATATCATACTCATTACTTTATGGAGTTTTCGTCTGTCTATGTCTTTGGTATTATTGCTTTCGATTGCCCTTAGAATACTGTCTGCCTCGTCATATAAAAGGCCCATTTCATCTTCATCAAATTGATCTGGCCATAGGCCTGCAGAGGGTCTTCTTGCTATAATCTCTCGTGGCATGCCTAACTCTTTTGCCAACTGCCTTACCTGAGTCTTAAACAAATTACCCAGAGGAAGAATATCAGCTGCTCCATCTCCGTATTTTGTATAATAGCCGAGTTCTATTTCTGTCTTATTCCCACATCCAGAGACCAGATATCCATAGTTAGCTGCATGGTAGTATAATGTAAGCATCCTTAGTCTTGGTTTCAGGTTTGCTCTGGCTATATTGTTTTCAGAAGCTGGTAAAACCTCCAGAAGCTTTTTAAATGACTCATCAAGAGATATTTTCTTAACTGGAATTGAGTACTTGTTTGCAATCAGAAATGCCATATCTTCATCGTTATTCTGACTCTCACATGGCATTATCAATCCAAGACAATTGTCCTTGACAGCCTTCTGGCAAAGAACACCAACACAGGCAGAATCTATACCCCCGCTAAGGCCAAAAACTAAACCTTTGGCTCCTGACCTCTCCACTTGCTTTTTAAGCCATGAAACTAGCTTTACTGATATATTTTCCATTTTTATATTTTATTGCACAAACAACATCTCTCTATACTTTGGTAAATCCCAATGTTCATCAGCTACAACACATTCAAGTTCATCAACATGTTTTCTTATATGCTCCATTAGAGGTTTTAATTCTTCAAAGAATAAATTAGACTTCTCCTCTGCTTTCAGATCGCCGGCTTTCTTCAGAAGCCCCTCCATTCTACGTGTATGCTTTCTCACATAATATATCTTATCTGTTACATTCGTTAAGTGATTTTTAAGATCTTCAAAAACTTCTTCTTTAATCTTCAAACCAGCATTCTTCCTTAAGAAGACCAGATCTGTAAGATTCTTCGCCAAAAGCCCCTGATAATCAAAGCCTGCTGGTACCACATTTGAGTCCACCATTTCACGCAAAGTATTGGCTTCAATCTCCAATTTTTTATTATACAGATCAATCCATATATTATATCTTGAAACTAATTCTCCCCTTGTAAGCACACCATATTTCTCAAACAGCGCTATGTTCTCCTCCTTAATAAGAGTTTTAAGCGCCTTAGGTGTTGAAGGTTCATTAACCAGCCCTCTTTTTCCCGCTTCTTTTATCCAGCTTTTAGAATAATTATCACCTTCAAATCTAATTGATTTAGTTTCTCTAATTATTTTTCCCAACACACTCAACATCTTCAAACTAAAATTCTTGTGATTAGACTCCTTTTTTATTCTATCTGTAATATAATCTATAGACTCTGCGACAATTGTATTAATAACCATAATAGGTGTTGAAATATTCTGGGAACTGCCAACTGCTCTAAATTCAAATTTATTACCAGTAAAAGCAAAAGGAGAAGTCCTATTTCTATCAACTGCATCTTTATTAAATGTCGGCAATTTGCCAATGCCCAAATTTACAATATCCTGCTTGCTAAATTCTGCTTTTTTACCCTTTTCTATTGTATTGAGAACCTTTGTTAACTGGCTACCGATAAACACTGACATAATTGCAGGCGGAGCTTCATTAGCTCCAAGCCTATGCTCATTGCCTGCTGAGGCTATACTGGCATATAATAGATCAGCATGTTTGTAAACAGCCAGGATTACAGCTATTAACAATACCAGAAACTGCAAATTGTCTTCTGGCGTATTCCCATGATTAAAAAGATTATTGCCATTATTATCCGACAGAGACCAATTAATGTGCTTTCCACTTCCATTTATACCTGCAAATGGTTTTTCATGTAAGAGACATACCATATCATGTTTCAAGGCGATCTTTTTGATAATATCCATAAGAAGTTGATTGTGATCTGCTGCAATATTGGAGTCCTCAAAAACAGGAGCAAACTCAAACTGGTGAGGAGCAACTTCATTATGTCTGGTCTTTAAAGGAATACCCAATTTATATGCCTCAATACTTACATCATTCATATAATTTATAACGCGCTCTTTAATTGAGCCAAAGTATTGATCTTCCAGTTGCTGTCCTTTTGGAGATGATGCTCCAATTAGTGTGCGTTCTGTCATAAGTAAATCCTGTCGCATTCTATAAAACCGCTTATCTATTAAAAAATATTCCTGTTCAGCGCCACAATCTGAAAAAACCCTTTTTACGTCCTTATGCTCGAAAAGCTTTAAAAGCCTAACTGTTGCTTTGTTAATAGCCTCATCAGAGCGCAGTAGAGGAAGCTTTTTATCAAGCGCTTCTCCATGATATGAAATGAATATGGATGGTATACACAGAGTTTTTCCGAGTTCGCATTCTATAATAAACGCAGGACTTGAAGGGTCCCATGCTGTATATCCACGCGCTTCAAAGGTAGTTCTTATACCTCCGCTTGGAAAGCTGGATGCATCAGGTTCACCCTGAATAAGCATTGATCCGCTAAACTTCTCAATAGCTCTGCCTTCTCCATCAAGCGAAATAAAGCTATCATGCTTCTCAGCTGTAAGACCTGTCATAGGCTGAAACCAGTGTGTATAATAAGTCGCTCCCTTTCCAATTGCCCAATCCTTCATTGCCTTTGCTATTTCATCTGCTTCCTTCATGCTGATTGTTTTTCCTTCATCAAGCCAGCGCCTAAATGATGCAAAGGTCTTTTTACTTATGTGTTTTTTTATCACAGAAATACTAAACGTGTTTTCACCAAAATAGTTTGATACTCTTTTAGGTAACTTTTCCACGCTCAATTTAACACCACTAATTTTCCCTAATACATCTTGTCTTATACTCATCTTATTCTCTCTCCTGATATAATCTGCCTTGAAACGTGTTCATTTGTAGAAGTTTCTCTTCTATTTTACCCAGCGCTCTGTTTTTGTCAACAATCCACATCGGCGCTATGAGAAATTCCATGGGGCAATCTGCAGTTATTCTCTGAATCACAGTATCTGGCCAGATACGTTCCAGAAATCCCACAGCCAAATTCACATACGCATCTAATTCCAATGGCTTATACTGCCCTTTATTATAAATCTCTTCCAGCTTTGTTCCTTTTATTATATGAAGAGGATGAATCTTTATACCATCTAATTTAAGCCTGCCTAGAACTTCCGCAGTTTCCAAAATCTTCCCTTCAGTCTCAT
The sequence above is drawn from the bacterium genome and encodes:
- a CDS encoding glycosyltransferase family 39 protein, with the protein product MKERLNSLICMQSRGKAVLFIFITALLFRIIGLFFVDIHNLEYGDMTYQTIVDNLLDGKGYLEGEFRAFRPPLFPLIHAGILAVFGRDNILALRLFFIMIGSITCVGLYLIARDIFRLKLAVLTGLLLALSPQHTWYSIHILSECPYTLFLVFLVYFLLKAVQKSKLVFSYAAGILLGLSLLTRSILAGFLPFYLLWMLVVYKSKLSAIRHFAVLLISAMLIISPWVIRNYLVLNAFVPLSTDGAEVFIRGNNPGTLHSKTGFCSKYEDKVAEGLGEVERQKAYYNFGFKFIKNNTDQFLRNAMDRFIQLWRPFPNTKFPQVKPVYAIIYFLSFLPILILWFIGMPLSFRQFKYTSLIYLLIIYYTGVHMIMLACIRYREPLMPFLILFAVFGITQLKQYRYVER
- a CDS encoding class I SAM-dependent methyltransferase codes for the protein MGRQNKKVEKEFFDHYSEQKRYEVLEEKGYQKLLSEFENLVCPKKGERVIDLGCGTGAFTQRLKKLDLVIMGMDISTKSIIKAKKDILDVKFLVGDIEKTGLKDNSFDIIIYSGVLHHFPDFSGVLDEGFRILKSGGRMFSYDTNLNNPIMALYRHPKSPFYSSRGLTSNERLFTKRKLEIKVKKAGFKKIKAMAISGIPYKSVELKAVNKFLFLYNLWETLFEHLSISKKLGSFLLCCGEKAK
- a CDS encoding helix-turn-helix domain-containing protein, coding for MSEIMTIKELAGYIKMNERTVYKLANNAKIPAVKLSNQWRFKRKTIDEWLEAQMYENCPYPKTKM
- the nadE gene encoding NAD(+) synthase, with amino-acid sequence MENISVKLVSWLKKQVERSGAKGLVFGLSGGIDSACVGVLCQKAVKDNCLGLIMPCESQNNDEDMAFLIANKYSIPVKKISLDESFKKLLEVLPASENNIARANLKPRLRMLTLYYHAANYGYLVSGCGNKTEIELGYYTKYGDGAADILPLGNLFKTQVRQLAKELGMPREIIARRPSAGLWPDQFDEDEMGLLYDEADSILRAIESNNTKDIDRRKLHKVMSMISSSQHKRDPIPTP
- a CDS encoding glycosyltransferase family 2 protein; the encoded protein is MWKDKIVSVIFPTYNEKESVQEAIQDFFSSGYVDEIIVVNNNAAPGTSQEVAKTKAKEVFEQKQGYGFAIRRGFEEAKGDIVIISEPDGTFVGRDVIKLLAYSEEFEAVFGTRTTKELIMQGANMGFFLKWGNWTVAKLIEVLFNTTILTDVGCTMKLLSRNALEKIKDQFTVGGSHFGVELMLLVIINKINFFEIPLNYSRRVGLSSVTGKKHVAFLLGLKMISLIIKYRMKSKYQAVRDLLLHVK
- a CDS encoding glutamine synthetase III, producing the protein MSIRQDVLGKISGVKLSVEKLPKRVSNYFGENTFSISVIKKHISKKTFASFRRWLDEGKTISMKEADEIAKAMKDWAIGKGATYYTHWFQPMTGLTAEKHDSFISLDGEGRAIEKFSGSMLIQGEPDASSFPSGGIRTTFEARGYTAWDPSSPAFIIECELGKTLCIPSIFISYHGEALDKKLPLLRSDEAINKATVRLLKLFEHKDVKRVFSDCGAEQEYFLIDKRFYRMRQDLLMTERTLIGASSPKGQQLEDQYFGSIKERVINYMNDVSIEAYKLGIPLKTRHNEVAPHQFEFAPVFEDSNIAADHNQLLMDIIKKIALKHDMVCLLHEKPFAGINGSGKHINWSLSDNNGNNLFNHGNTPEDNLQFLVLLIAVILAVYKHADLLYASIASAGNEHRLGANEAPPAIMSVFIGSQLTKVLNTIEKGKKAEFSKQDIVNLGIGKLPTFNKDAVDRNRTSPFAFTGNKFEFRAVGSSQNISTPIMVINTIVAESIDYITDRIKKESNHKNFSLKMLSVLGKIIRETKSIRFEGDNYSKSWIKEAGKRGLVNEPSTPKALKTLIKEENIALFEKYGVLTRGELVSRYNIWIDLYNKKLEIEANTLREMVDSNVVPAGFDYQGLLAKNLTDLVFLRKNAGLKIKEEVFEDLKNHLTNVTDKIYYVRKHTRRMEGLLKKAGDLKAEEKSNLFFEELKPLMEHIRKHVDELECVVADEHWDLPKYREMLFVQ
- a CDS encoding carbamoyltransferase, which codes for MYILGISCFYHDSAACLIKDGEIIAAAQEERFTRKKHDFEFPKNAVEFCLSFAKITVNNLDYVCFYEKPLVKFERILETYLSYTPVGVRSFLKSIPLWIKQRLWIPDLIKNELGYNGEILFSDHHLSHAASAFYPSPFKDAAILTMDGVGEWTTASFGIGKGNLVKLQYEMKFPHSLGLLYSAFTYYTGFKVNSGEYKVMGLAPYGKPKYYNIIMEELIDLKDDGSFRLNMEYFDYCAGLRMTNSKFNKLFGGKPRKPETLLTQREMDIAHSIQKVTEEIMLKLANHVHRITHQKYLCLAGGVALNCVGNGRILREGPFEEIWIQPAAGDAGGALGAALACWYGFLKKPRKASGLRDFQKASYLGPEYDDSYILNFIEKNNIPYKKLEIEEIPEVISKLVANEYVIGWFEGRMEFGPRALGSRSIIGDPRSAKMQSIMNLKIKFRESFRPFAPSVLLEKVSDVFDLDRGSPYMLFVAPVKKEMRRELSEDEKKLCGIDKLKAMRSGIPAVTHVDYSARIQTVSRDNNPLYYNMINSFYQKTGCPLVINTSFNVRGEPIVCSPEDAYLCFMRTNMDYLIMGKYLLDKKAQKPLEKDVDWKKKFGLD